CTGCTGGTAGTTGGATATTATGTTCTACCGATTTCTTAGGATTGTATCGACCATAAGCAGGATTAGCAGCAGCCAATATGGACACACGTGCGTTGAGTGTCGTCATGATTCCTGCCTGAATAAAAATAAGCAAAGGATGATTCTGACATTACGGCCTTGATTGATATTTACCTTAGCAATTGAAATGGTTTGCTGTTCCATAACTTCGTGAATTGCAGTACGGTCAGATTCCGGCATTTTGTCAAATTCATCAATGCAACAGACACCCTGGTCAGCCAAAACAAGAGCGCCTCCTTCCAGCGTCATTTCTCCCGTAACTGGATCCTTGAGCACAGCGGCAGTCAGACCCACCCCGGAAGATCCGCGACCTGTGGTATACTGACCTAACAATGCGCAAGATCATCaagttaatttaaaattttttattttatggtgCTAAGACATACTTCTCGGTGCTAGACGGTCGATGAACTTAAGTAACTGTGATTTTGCAACACCTGGGTCACCCATTAAACAGATattgctgtaaaaaaaaaaaaaagtatgaaaaggtatttttttttatccaattAGAAAATAAGGGAGAATAGAGAAACTATAAGAATTAACATACATTGTCCCACGAATTTTCATGCCGTTAGGCTTACGATCAATACCACCAACCAATAGCAGCAGGAGGGCTTTCTTGACATCTTCATGGCCGTATATCTCTGGCGCGATACTTGTAGCCAACTTCTCATAAAAATCTTCTTCGCCGATTTGCCGCAGCTCTTCTTCTGATAAAGTTTCCATACTCATCTCGTCATCCTCAGTTTTATTTAGCCGGATAACTCTCTGTTAGCACAtattatttaatttcaaattgaatttgGACTTGAAAAGATAATTTACATGAGCTTCAACGTAAGCTTCGGAAAGAAGTCCTTGCAGTTGCTGCCGAAAACCTGCACGTAACATTGGAAGGAAGATGCCTGTAATGCTTACATGATCACCAGGCTGAGACAGTCGTGTAGTTTCTCCCCGACAATAGACAGTCAAGCATCGTGGCACGTGCCCAACTGGCACTTGATCACTCTATCGAAAAGATACATGCCTGTGGTTTTTAGAGGATTCAAAATTATCTAGCAAATTACGTGTTCCTGAATTTTAAGCTCTTGAAATTTAACGAATTTTGAGCCACGTGTTTGAAGATACAGACGGCCACCGCTCTTATTCACTTTACAATCGTCAGTAGGACACATAAGAAGCGGCATGAAAGAAGTTGAGTTTATctaataaaatataaataataaaacagaACCGAAATTAGGAGTTGATTAAAATCTCGAATAAATTGCTTACAGGTTGATACGTTTCAGCACCGCATTGGTCACATGTATACGTTGCTACTTGCATCATCGGTTTAACTTCCGTGCAACGGGTAACAATACCTCGAACCGTTACTAGTTTACCTAGAGACCACACTTAAACTGTAATAAACAGCAAGAATACTGAAGAATTACAACTCTGCTTACCAATATGCACAGCTTTAACTTCTCTAATGGGTATGGACTTTTGTAAAGATGGAGatttgaaataaatttcactaaatagaaatgaagaaaaatttgtcaaaagaaataaatttttacttgTAAATGTTTTTGTAAATTACAATCTTCTCATGAGCTCCGGTGGATATTTCTGTGCCCTGTTAGGTTCATCATTTTGGTGCTGGCTTTCTACAATCATTCTGTGATTGATGTACACATCCAGGGCATCCTTAGCTTCAACTTCATGTTCTTTATAGTTGGGTAGCATTTCTTGAACAACTTCCCCAAAAAGTAAAGTA
This genomic stretch from Daphnia magna isolate NIES linkage group LG10, ASM2063170v1.1, whole genome shotgun sequence harbors:
- the LOC116932854 gene encoding DNA replication licensing factor mcm7; this translates as MALNPVDYNIQKEKIKTFFAEFHKDGKNGKDFKYATQLTKLAHREQVELVIDLEDVAEFDSDLAEQIVENARRYTLLFGEVVQEMLPNYKEHEVEAKDALDVYINHRMIVESQHQNDEPNRAQKYPPELMRRFEIYFKSPSLQKSIPIREVKAVHIGKLVTVRGIVTRCTEVKPMMQVATYTCDQCGAETYQPINSTSFMPLLMCPTDDCKVNKSGGRLYLQTRGSKFVKFQELKIQEHSDQVPVGHVPRCLTVYCRGETTRLSQPGDHVSITGIFLPMLRAGFRQQLQGLLSEAYVEAHRVIRLNKTEDDEMSMETLSEEELRQIGEEDFYEKLATSIAPEIYGHEDVKKALLLLLVGGIDRKPNGMKIRGTINICLMGDPGVAKSQLLKFIDRLAPRSQYTTGRGSSGVGLTAAVLKDPVTGEMTLEGGALVLADQGVCCIDEFDKMPESDRTAIHEVMEQQTISIAKAGIMTTLNARVSILAAANPAYGRYNPKKSVEHNIQLPAALLSRFDVLWLIQDRSDRENDLRLARHITYVHQHYCQPPTRVQPLDMKLMRRYIALCRQKQPSVPEHLTDYIVSAYVEMRKEARNNKDMTFTSARNLLGILRLSTALARLRLAEEVEKEDVREAMRLMEMSKDSLNHHDQRPTRPTSAKDQIYALVRDLAGENKVVKMSSVIERCTTKGFTPAQVDDCVEEYEELNVWQVNQTRTTLTFV